The Candidatus Kryptobacter tengchongensis genome contains a region encoding:
- a CDS encoding acetyl-CoA carboxylase biotin carboxyl carrier protein — translation MDLNYIKELIKAVDESGVEEIEIEIEGSRLRISKNRKGQVNVSQSGSNSLPNYIPIPFPIYPPAGLVQQPMGIPQTQIVAPPQSVTAPAEVKEEKTREKTEVPEVEIGKKYHEIKSPIVGTFYRAPAPDAEPYVKVGDEVFPGTVLCIVEAMKLMNEIESDVHGKIVKILVENAQPVEYGQPLFLIELLD, via the coding sequence ATGGATTTAAATTATATCAAAGAATTAATCAAAGCCGTTGACGAAAGCGGTGTTGAAGAAATTGAAATAGAGATTGAAGGCTCAAGATTGAGGATAAGCAAGAATCGCAAAGGTCAAGTAAATGTCTCTCAATCGGGTTCAAACTCCCTTCCAAATTATATTCCGATTCCGTTTCCGATTTATCCACCTGCTGGACTTGTTCAGCAACCCATGGGGATTCCACAGACACAGATTGTTGCACCACCTCAAAGCGTAACGGCACCAGCTGAGGTAAAAGAAGAAAAAACAAGAGAAAAAACCGAAGTCCCGGAAGTTGAGATCGGGAAGAAATACCATGAGATAAAATCGCCAATAGTTGGGACATTTTACCGTGCCCCAGCTCCAGATGCTGAGCCCTATGTTAAAGTTGGAGATGAGGTTTTCCCCGGCACAGTGCTTTGTATAGTTGAAGCCATGAAATTAATGAATGAAATTGAGTCAGATGTTCACGGTAAAATTGTTAAAATTCTTGTTGAAAATGCACAGCCCGTTGAATATGGACAACCTCTTTTCTTGATTGAACTTCTTGATTAA
- a CDS encoding elongation factor P translates to MPTTADIRNGLHIRYNGKVYTVIDFQHVKRGRGGAFVRVKLKDVKTGRILDETFDSGEEIEIVRLDFRKFQFLYKDGDDFVFMDLETFDQIHVPSELVGDNALFMKENETVDILFDGDQILGIQLPTFVELEVVETEPGIKGDTVTNVMKPAKLETGAIISVPLFIEQGEKIRVDTRTGEYVERVK, encoded by the coding sequence ATGCCTACAACTGCTGATATCAGAAATGGATTGCACATAAGATATAATGGAAAAGTTTATACAGTTATTGATTTTCAGCATGTTAAAAGAGGTCGTGGAGGTGCATTTGTAAGGGTTAAACTAAAAGATGTTAAAACGGGGCGAATTCTTGATGAAACATTTGATTCTGGCGAGGAAATTGAAATTGTGCGACTTGACTTCAGAAAGTTTCAATTTTTGTATAAAGATGGTGATGATTTCGTTTTCATGGATCTTGAAACATTTGATCAAATTCATGTTCCAAGCGAGCTTGTCGGTGATAACGCTTTATTCATGAAAGAGAATGAGACAGTTGACATTTTATTTGACGGCGATCAAATCCTTGGAATTCAGCTTCCAACATTTGTTGAGCTTGAAGTTGTTGAAACAGAGCCAGGGATTAAGGGCGACACGGTAACAAATGTAATGAAACCAGCGAAACTTGAAACGGGTGCAATTATAAGCGTTCCGCTATTTATTGAGCAAGGCGAAAAGATAAGAGTTGACACGAGAACTGGTGAATATGTTGAAAGAGTAAAATAA
- a CDS encoding hydrogenase nickel incorporation protein HypA/HybF codes for MHELSIAQSIIEIAENTAKEHNSNIIKKIKVQIGEFSGVVKEALEFSFNVAKNGTIAEKAELEVEIIKFKAVCNICGFILESMDDFNLFCPKCFEPMEIVSGREMKIEYIEIE; via the coding sequence ATGCACGAGCTTTCAATTGCTCAAAGCATAATTGAGATCGCTGAAAACACCGCAAAGGAGCACAACTCAAATATAATCAAAAAAATTAAAGTTCAAATTGGAGAATTTTCGGGAGTTGTAAAAGAAGCACTTGAATTTTCATTTAATGTGGCAAAGAACGGGACAATTGCTGAAAAGGCTGAACTTGAAGTTGAAATAATTAAATTTAAAGCTGTTTGTAATATCTGCGGGTTTATACTTGAGTCAATGGATGACTTTAACCTATTTTGTCCAAAGTGTTTTGAACCCATGGAGATCGTCTCTGGGAGGGAAATGAAGATAGAATATATTGAAATTGAATAA